From the Bombus vancouverensis nearcticus chromosome 3, iyBomVanc1_principal, whole genome shotgun sequence genome, one window contains:
- the LOC117154233 gene encoding kinesin-like protein KIF12 isoform X2, producing the protein MVLVKSPSPSRGDSLQKENAKKDKGKSRVSRGNSPADHTTSRGNSPGKSNSTIKVVTKSSLQQSRGSETGSIERLVDGDKRVIATKNWLPENNINVVVRVRPLNSKEIKAGDDMAVQFPGDGQIYCDGVPSSGDKKGKLFSYNVVFEPTATQEDILQFSGVKKLIEMAVEGFSCTAFCYGQTGSGKTHTLTGPPEMQFERMNPYSEQHGLVFRSFVYLFKLLQERQDCNFVLKASFLEIYNEKVIDLLNPGTSRKPLMVRWSKKTRGFFVENLFTVECEELDDLLAVLEEGMRNRKVGSHNMNDYSSRSHSILTVSITSEQQMDNSVFISRQGKINFVDLAGSEMTKKTQSEGKTLEEANNINKSLMVLGYCIASLSDGKRKGGHIPYRDSKLTKLLADSLAGNGVTLMIACISPAKSNASETLNTLRYAARVKKIRTKPIVVMDAREALILSLKREVGALQTENEHLRAALHLSGDASNIVRSESKTERRVPLTPPVVDLNKLSEMERPELSQLIHAYITENEALRRENAELYATREQVIRDQELVCRENERLLKKLEDVNSVCCRSPIIPARPTYSAEMLNDNEDAPGATNVWTNPNVEPTPLSSDMIRNGLYRSVSSMPEKIQKELDKRRIVGSYNNIAEAYKDKSHHRRHNSWDNGNGTTRTSPDQAISPIDINQYKKPSMRRTSTVPEERRPSETNDLLGEPVQPTDHSYNESPDSILSGPLEMANSTPDTAESEAPTAPFPAVSHISSPFGTPEPEDHSIRTPRKSKEKEDETSGRAFGSPIPIDEDKPL; encoded by the exons CCAGGGGAAATAGTCCAGGAAAGAGCAATTCTACAATTAAAGTAGTCACGAAAAGTAGCCTTCAACAGTCTCGTGGAAGCGA GACTGGTAGTATCGAGAGACTGGTAGACGGTGATAAGAGAGTGATCGCCACCAAGAATTGGCTTCCAGAGAACAACATAAATGTCGTTGTCAG AGTACGTCCGCTTAATAGCAAGGAAATTAAAGCCGGTGACGATATGGCCGTACAATTTCCCGGAGATGGACAGATATAC TGCGACGGAGTTCCAAGCAGCGGGGACAAGAAGGGCAAATTATTTTCGTACAACGTGGTGTTCGAGCCCACGGCCACTCAGGAGGACATCTTGCAATTCTCTGGTGTGAAAAAGCTTATTGAAATGGCGGTAGAAGGATTCAGCTGCACCGCGTTTTGCTACGGGCAAACCGGAAGCGGAAAAACTCACACCCTCACAGGGCCTCCAGAAATG CAGTTCGAAAGGATGAACCCTTACTCGGAGCAACACGGCCTGGTCTTCCGGTCTTTCGTCTACCTGTTTAAGTTGTTGCAAGAACGACAAGATTGTAATTTCGTGTTAAAAGCTTCCTTTCTGGAGATCTACAACGAAAAG GTAATAGATCTGTTAAATCCTGGCACGTCGAGGAAACCCCTAATGGTACGATGGAGCAAAAAGACACGGGGCTTTTTCGTTGAGAACCTTTTCACTGTCGAGTGCGAGGAACTTGATGATCTTCTGGCGGTTCTCGAAGAAG GCATGAGAAATAGAAAAGTTGGTTCGCACAATATGAACGACTATTCCAGTAGAAGTCACAGTATTCTCACTGTCAGCATCACGTCTGAACAACAG ATGGATAACAGCGTGTTTATATCGAGACAAGGGAAAATTAACTTCGTCGATCTGGCTGGAAGTGAGATGACGAAGAAAACGCAAAGCGAAGGGAAGACTCTGGAGGAAgcgaataatattaataaaagtcTCATGGTTCTAG GTTACTGCATAGCCTCTTTGAGCGATGGAAAACGCAAGGGTGGTCACATTCCGTATCGAGACAGCAAACTGACTAAGCTTCTAGCCGACAGTTTGGCAGGAAATGGCGTTACATTAATG ATCGCCTGTATTTCGCCAGCCAAGTCGAACGCGAGCGAAACATTGAATACGTTGAGGTACGCGGCGAGGGTGAAGAAGATTCGAACGAAACCTATCGTGGTAATG GATGCTCGAGAAGCTCTGATTCTCAGTTTAAAACGAGAAGTAGGAGCTCTTCAGACGGAAAACGAACATCTGCGCGCGGCTCTTCATTTAAGTGGTGATGCATCGAATATAGTTCGTAGCGAATCCAAAA CTGAAAGAAGAGTGCCATTGACACCTCCGGTGGTGGATTTGAATAAACTATCCGAAATGGAACGACCCGAATTAAGTCAACTTATCCACGCGTATATCACCGAGAACGAAGCTCTCCGTCGAGAAAATGCAGAATTATATGCTACGAGGGAGCAAGTGATACGGGACCAAGAACTCGTATGCAGAGAAAACGAAAGGTTACTGAAGAAACTCGAGGACGTTAATTC AGTGTGTTGCCGGTCGCCAATTATACCTGCCAGACCAACCTATTCGGCGGAAATGTTGAACGATAACGAGGACGCACCTGGCGCTACCAATGTTTGGACCAACCCTAACGTCGAACCTACGCCTCTTTCGAGT GATATGATCCGGAATGGATTATACAGATCCGTTAGTAGTATGCCAGAGAAGATTCAGAAAGAACTAGACAAACGTAGAATCGTAGGGAGTTATAATAACATAGCAGAAGCATACAAAGACAAGAGTCATCATCGTCGACACAATTCATGGGACAACGGGAACGGGACGACGAGAACGAGTCCGGATCAAGCTATATCACCGATAGACATTAATCA GTACAAAAAGCCGAGCATGCGTCGCACCTCGACAGTCCCTGAAGAACGAAGACCATCGGAGACGAACGATCTCCTGGGCGAACCGGTTCAACCAACCGACCATTCGTACAACGAATCCCCAGACTCGATACTCAGCGGTCCTCTGGAGATGGCGAACTCAACGCCGGACACAGCTGAGTCAGAGGCGCCAACAGCGCCATTTCCGGCGGTATCACACATCTCGTCCCCGTTCGGCACTCCGGAACCCGAAGACCATTCGATAAGGACACCAAGAAAATCCAAAGAGAAAGAGGACGAAACTTCAGGAAGAGCTTTTGGAAGTCCAATTCCTATTGACGAGGATAAACCACTTTGA
- the LOC117154233 gene encoding kinesin-like protein KIF12 isoform X4, producing MVLVKSPSPSRGDSLQKENAKKDKGKSRVSRGNSPADHTTSRGNSPGKSNSTIKVVTKSSLQQSRGSETGSIERLVDGDKRVIATKNWLPENNINVVVRVRPLNSKEIKAGDDMAVQFPGDGQIYCDGVPSSGDKKGKLFSYNVVFEPTATQEDILQFSGVKKLIEMAVEGFSCTAFCYGQTGSGKTHTLTGPPEMQFERMNPYSEQHGLVFRSFVYLFKLLQERQDCNFVLKASFLEIYNEKVIDLLNPGTSRKPLMVRWSKKTRGFFVENLFTVECEELDDLLAVLEEGMRNRKVGSHNMNDYSSRSHSILTVSITSEQQMDNSVFISRQGKINFVDLAGSEMTKKTQSEGKTLEEANNINKSLMVLGYCIASLSDGKRKGGHIPYRDSKLTKLLADSLAGNGVTLMIACISPAKSNASETLNTLRYAARVKKIRTKPIVVMDAREALILSLKREVGALQTENEHLRAALHLSGDASNIVRSESKTERRVPLTPPVVDLNKLSEMERPELSQLIHAYITENEALRRENAELYATREQVIRDQELVCRENERLLKKLEDVNSPTYSAEMLNDNEDAPGATNVWTNPNVEPTPLSSDMIRNGLYRSVSSMPEKIQKELDKRRIVGSYNNIAEAYKDKSHHRRHNSWDNGNGTTRTSPDQAISPIDINQYKKPSMRRTSTVPEERRPSETNDLLGEPVQPTDHSYNESPDSILSGPLEMANSTPDTAESEAPTAPFPAVSHISSPFGTPEPEDHSIRTPRKSKEKEDETSGRAFGSPIPIDEDKPL from the exons CCAGGGGAAATAGTCCAGGAAAGAGCAATTCTACAATTAAAGTAGTCACGAAAAGTAGCCTTCAACAGTCTCGTGGAAGCGA GACTGGTAGTATCGAGAGACTGGTAGACGGTGATAAGAGAGTGATCGCCACCAAGAATTGGCTTCCAGAGAACAACATAAATGTCGTTGTCAG AGTACGTCCGCTTAATAGCAAGGAAATTAAAGCCGGTGACGATATGGCCGTACAATTTCCCGGAGATGGACAGATATAC TGCGACGGAGTTCCAAGCAGCGGGGACAAGAAGGGCAAATTATTTTCGTACAACGTGGTGTTCGAGCCCACGGCCACTCAGGAGGACATCTTGCAATTCTCTGGTGTGAAAAAGCTTATTGAAATGGCGGTAGAAGGATTCAGCTGCACCGCGTTTTGCTACGGGCAAACCGGAAGCGGAAAAACTCACACCCTCACAGGGCCTCCAGAAATG CAGTTCGAAAGGATGAACCCTTACTCGGAGCAACACGGCCTGGTCTTCCGGTCTTTCGTCTACCTGTTTAAGTTGTTGCAAGAACGACAAGATTGTAATTTCGTGTTAAAAGCTTCCTTTCTGGAGATCTACAACGAAAAG GTAATAGATCTGTTAAATCCTGGCACGTCGAGGAAACCCCTAATGGTACGATGGAGCAAAAAGACACGGGGCTTTTTCGTTGAGAACCTTTTCACTGTCGAGTGCGAGGAACTTGATGATCTTCTGGCGGTTCTCGAAGAAG GCATGAGAAATAGAAAAGTTGGTTCGCACAATATGAACGACTATTCCAGTAGAAGTCACAGTATTCTCACTGTCAGCATCACGTCTGAACAACAG ATGGATAACAGCGTGTTTATATCGAGACAAGGGAAAATTAACTTCGTCGATCTGGCTGGAAGTGAGATGACGAAGAAAACGCAAAGCGAAGGGAAGACTCTGGAGGAAgcgaataatattaataaaagtcTCATGGTTCTAG GTTACTGCATAGCCTCTTTGAGCGATGGAAAACGCAAGGGTGGTCACATTCCGTATCGAGACAGCAAACTGACTAAGCTTCTAGCCGACAGTTTGGCAGGAAATGGCGTTACATTAATG ATCGCCTGTATTTCGCCAGCCAAGTCGAACGCGAGCGAAACATTGAATACGTTGAGGTACGCGGCGAGGGTGAAGAAGATTCGAACGAAACCTATCGTGGTAATG GATGCTCGAGAAGCTCTGATTCTCAGTTTAAAACGAGAAGTAGGAGCTCTTCAGACGGAAAACGAACATCTGCGCGCGGCTCTTCATTTAAGTGGTGATGCATCGAATATAGTTCGTAGCGAATCCAAAA CTGAAAGAAGAGTGCCATTGACACCTCCGGTGGTGGATTTGAATAAACTATCCGAAATGGAACGACCCGAATTAAGTCAACTTATCCACGCGTATATCACCGAGAACGAAGCTCTCCGTCGAGAAAATGCAGAATTATATGCTACGAGGGAGCAAGTGATACGGGACCAAGAACTCGTATGCAGAGAAAACGAAAGGTTACTGAAGAAACTCGAGGACGTTAATTC ACCAACCTATTCGGCGGAAATGTTGAACGATAACGAGGACGCACCTGGCGCTACCAATGTTTGGACCAACCCTAACGTCGAACCTACGCCTCTTTCGAGT GATATGATCCGGAATGGATTATACAGATCCGTTAGTAGTATGCCAGAGAAGATTCAGAAAGAACTAGACAAACGTAGAATCGTAGGGAGTTATAATAACATAGCAGAAGCATACAAAGACAAGAGTCATCATCGTCGACACAATTCATGGGACAACGGGAACGGGACGACGAGAACGAGTCCGGATCAAGCTATATCACCGATAGACATTAATCA GTACAAAAAGCCGAGCATGCGTCGCACCTCGACAGTCCCTGAAGAACGAAGACCATCGGAGACGAACGATCTCCTGGGCGAACCGGTTCAACCAACCGACCATTCGTACAACGAATCCCCAGACTCGATACTCAGCGGTCCTCTGGAGATGGCGAACTCAACGCCGGACACAGCTGAGTCAGAGGCGCCAACAGCGCCATTTCCGGCGGTATCACACATCTCGTCCCCGTTCGGCACTCCGGAACCCGAAGACCATTCGATAAGGACACCAAGAAAATCCAAAGAGAAAGAGGACGAAACTTCAGGAAGAGCTTTTGGAAGTCCAATTCCTATTGACGAGGATAAACCACTTTGA
- the LOC117154233 gene encoding kinesin-like protein KIF12 isoform X3, translating into MVLVKSPSPSRGDSLQKENAKKDKGKSRVSRGNSPADHTTSRGNSPGKSNSTIKVVTKSSLQQSRGSETGSIERLVDGDKRVIATKNWLPENNINVVVRVRPLNSKEIKAGDDMAVQFPGDGQIYCDGVPSSGDKKGKLFSYNVVFEPTATQEDILQFSGVKKLIEMAVEGFSCTAFCYGQTGSGKTHTLTGPPEMFERMNPYSEQHGLVFRSFVYLFKLLQERQDCNFVLKASFLEIYNEKVIDLLNPGTSRKPLMVRWSKKTRGFFVENLFTVECEELDDLLAVLEEGMRNRKVGSHNMNDYSSRSHSILTVSITSEQQMDNSVFISRQGKINFVDLAGSEMTKKTQSEGKTLEEANNINKSLMVLGYCIASLSDGKRKGGHIPYRDSKLTKLLADSLAGNGVTLMIACISPAKSNASETLNTLRYAARVKKIRTKPIVVMDAREALILSLKREVGALQTENEHLRAALHLSGDASNIVRSESKTERRVPLTPPVVDLNKLSEMERPELSQLIHAYITENEALRRENAELYATREQVIRDQELVCRENERLLKKLEDVNSVCCRSPIIPARPTYSAEMLNDNEDAPGATNVWTNPNVEPTPLSSDMIRNGLYRSVSSMPEKIQKELDKRRIVGSYNNIAEAYKDKSHHRRHNSWDNGNGTTRTSPDQAISPIDINQYKKPSMRRTSTVPEERRPSETNDLLGEPVQPTDHSYNESPDSILSGPLEMANSTPDTAESEAPTAPFPAVSHISSPFGTPEPEDHSIRTPRKSKEKEDETSGRAFGSPIPIDEDKPL; encoded by the exons CCAGGGGAAATAGTCCAGGAAAGAGCAATTCTACAATTAAAGTAGTCACGAAAAGTAGCCTTCAACAGTCTCGTGGAAGCGA GACTGGTAGTATCGAGAGACTGGTAGACGGTGATAAGAGAGTGATCGCCACCAAGAATTGGCTTCCAGAGAACAACATAAATGTCGTTGTCAG AGTACGTCCGCTTAATAGCAAGGAAATTAAAGCCGGTGACGATATGGCCGTACAATTTCCCGGAGATGGACAGATATAC TGCGACGGAGTTCCAAGCAGCGGGGACAAGAAGGGCAAATTATTTTCGTACAACGTGGTGTTCGAGCCCACGGCCACTCAGGAGGACATCTTGCAATTCTCTGGTGTGAAAAAGCTTATTGAAATGGCGGTAGAAGGATTCAGCTGCACCGCGTTTTGCTACGGGCAAACCGGAAGCGGAAAAACTCACACCCTCACAGGGCCTCCAGAAATG TTCGAAAGGATGAACCCTTACTCGGAGCAACACGGCCTGGTCTTCCGGTCTTTCGTCTACCTGTTTAAGTTGTTGCAAGAACGACAAGATTGTAATTTCGTGTTAAAAGCTTCCTTTCTGGAGATCTACAACGAAAAG GTAATAGATCTGTTAAATCCTGGCACGTCGAGGAAACCCCTAATGGTACGATGGAGCAAAAAGACACGGGGCTTTTTCGTTGAGAACCTTTTCACTGTCGAGTGCGAGGAACTTGATGATCTTCTGGCGGTTCTCGAAGAAG GCATGAGAAATAGAAAAGTTGGTTCGCACAATATGAACGACTATTCCAGTAGAAGTCACAGTATTCTCACTGTCAGCATCACGTCTGAACAACAG ATGGATAACAGCGTGTTTATATCGAGACAAGGGAAAATTAACTTCGTCGATCTGGCTGGAAGTGAGATGACGAAGAAAACGCAAAGCGAAGGGAAGACTCTGGAGGAAgcgaataatattaataaaagtcTCATGGTTCTAG GTTACTGCATAGCCTCTTTGAGCGATGGAAAACGCAAGGGTGGTCACATTCCGTATCGAGACAGCAAACTGACTAAGCTTCTAGCCGACAGTTTGGCAGGAAATGGCGTTACATTAATG ATCGCCTGTATTTCGCCAGCCAAGTCGAACGCGAGCGAAACATTGAATACGTTGAGGTACGCGGCGAGGGTGAAGAAGATTCGAACGAAACCTATCGTGGTAATG GATGCTCGAGAAGCTCTGATTCTCAGTTTAAAACGAGAAGTAGGAGCTCTTCAGACGGAAAACGAACATCTGCGCGCGGCTCTTCATTTAAGTGGTGATGCATCGAATATAGTTCGTAGCGAATCCAAAA CTGAAAGAAGAGTGCCATTGACACCTCCGGTGGTGGATTTGAATAAACTATCCGAAATGGAACGACCCGAATTAAGTCAACTTATCCACGCGTATATCACCGAGAACGAAGCTCTCCGTCGAGAAAATGCAGAATTATATGCTACGAGGGAGCAAGTGATACGGGACCAAGAACTCGTATGCAGAGAAAACGAAAGGTTACTGAAGAAACTCGAGGACGTTAATTC AGTGTGTTGCCGGTCGCCAATTATACCTGCCAGACCAACCTATTCGGCGGAAATGTTGAACGATAACGAGGACGCACCTGGCGCTACCAATGTTTGGACCAACCCTAACGTCGAACCTACGCCTCTTTCGAGT GATATGATCCGGAATGGATTATACAGATCCGTTAGTAGTATGCCAGAGAAGATTCAGAAAGAACTAGACAAACGTAGAATCGTAGGGAGTTATAATAACATAGCAGAAGCATACAAAGACAAGAGTCATCATCGTCGACACAATTCATGGGACAACGGGAACGGGACGACGAGAACGAGTCCGGATCAAGCTATATCACCGATAGACATTAATCA GTACAAAAAGCCGAGCATGCGTCGCACCTCGACAGTCCCTGAAGAACGAAGACCATCGGAGACGAACGATCTCCTGGGCGAACCGGTTCAACCAACCGACCATTCGTACAACGAATCCCCAGACTCGATACTCAGCGGTCCTCTGGAGATGGCGAACTCAACGCCGGACACAGCTGAGTCAGAGGCGCCAACAGCGCCATTTCCGGCGGTATCACACATCTCGTCCCCGTTCGGCACTCCGGAACCCGAAGACCATTCGATAAGGACACCAAGAAAATCCAAAGAGAAAGAGGACGAAACTTCAGGAAGAGCTTTTGGAAGTCCAATTCCTATTGACGAGGATAAACCACTTTGA
- the LOC117154233 gene encoding kinesin-like protein KIF12 isoform X1 produces the protein MVLVKSPSPSRGDSLQKENAKKDKGKSRVSRGNSPADHTTSRGNSPGKSNSTIKVVTKSSLQQSRGSETGSIERLVDGDKRVIATKNWLPENNINVVVRVRPLNSKEIKAGDDMAVQFPGDGQIYCDGVPSSGDKKGKLFSYNVVFEPTATQEDILQFSGVKKLIEMAVEGFSCTAFCYGQTGSGKTHTLTGPPEMFERMNPYSEQHGLVFRSFVYLFKLLQERQDCNFVLKASFLEIYNEKVIDLLNPGTSRKPLMVRWSKKTRGFFVENLFTVECEELDDLLAVLEEGMRNRKVGSHNMNDYSSRSHSILTVSITSEQQMDNSVFISRQGKINFVDLAGSEMTKKTQSEGKTLEEANNINKSLMVLGYCIASLSDGKRKGGHIPYRDSKLTKLLADSLAGNGVTLMIACISPAKSNASETLNTLRYAARVKKIRTKPIVVMDAREALILSLKREVGALQTENEHLRAALHLSGDASNIVRSESKTERRVPLTPPVVDLNKLSEMERPELSQLIHAYITENEALRRENAELYATREQVIRDQELVCRENERLLKKLEDVNSFYYCRVCCRSPIIPARPTYSAEMLNDNEDAPGATNVWTNPNVEPTPLSSDMIRNGLYRSVSSMPEKIQKELDKRRIVGSYNNIAEAYKDKSHHRRHNSWDNGNGTTRTSPDQAISPIDINQYKKPSMRRTSTVPEERRPSETNDLLGEPVQPTDHSYNESPDSILSGPLEMANSTPDTAESEAPTAPFPAVSHISSPFGTPEPEDHSIRTPRKSKEKEDETSGRAFGSPIPIDEDKPL, from the exons CCAGGGGAAATAGTCCAGGAAAGAGCAATTCTACAATTAAAGTAGTCACGAAAAGTAGCCTTCAACAGTCTCGTGGAAGCGA GACTGGTAGTATCGAGAGACTGGTAGACGGTGATAAGAGAGTGATCGCCACCAAGAATTGGCTTCCAGAGAACAACATAAATGTCGTTGTCAG AGTACGTCCGCTTAATAGCAAGGAAATTAAAGCCGGTGACGATATGGCCGTACAATTTCCCGGAGATGGACAGATATAC TGCGACGGAGTTCCAAGCAGCGGGGACAAGAAGGGCAAATTATTTTCGTACAACGTGGTGTTCGAGCCCACGGCCACTCAGGAGGACATCTTGCAATTCTCTGGTGTGAAAAAGCTTATTGAAATGGCGGTAGAAGGATTCAGCTGCACCGCGTTTTGCTACGGGCAAACCGGAAGCGGAAAAACTCACACCCTCACAGGGCCTCCAGAAATG TTCGAAAGGATGAACCCTTACTCGGAGCAACACGGCCTGGTCTTCCGGTCTTTCGTCTACCTGTTTAAGTTGTTGCAAGAACGACAAGATTGTAATTTCGTGTTAAAAGCTTCCTTTCTGGAGATCTACAACGAAAAG GTAATAGATCTGTTAAATCCTGGCACGTCGAGGAAACCCCTAATGGTACGATGGAGCAAAAAGACACGGGGCTTTTTCGTTGAGAACCTTTTCACTGTCGAGTGCGAGGAACTTGATGATCTTCTGGCGGTTCTCGAAGAAG GCATGAGAAATAGAAAAGTTGGTTCGCACAATATGAACGACTATTCCAGTAGAAGTCACAGTATTCTCACTGTCAGCATCACGTCTGAACAACAG ATGGATAACAGCGTGTTTATATCGAGACAAGGGAAAATTAACTTCGTCGATCTGGCTGGAAGTGAGATGACGAAGAAAACGCAAAGCGAAGGGAAGACTCTGGAGGAAgcgaataatattaataaaagtcTCATGGTTCTAG GTTACTGCATAGCCTCTTTGAGCGATGGAAAACGCAAGGGTGGTCACATTCCGTATCGAGACAGCAAACTGACTAAGCTTCTAGCCGACAGTTTGGCAGGAAATGGCGTTACATTAATG ATCGCCTGTATTTCGCCAGCCAAGTCGAACGCGAGCGAAACATTGAATACGTTGAGGTACGCGGCGAGGGTGAAGAAGATTCGAACGAAACCTATCGTGGTAATG GATGCTCGAGAAGCTCTGATTCTCAGTTTAAAACGAGAAGTAGGAGCTCTTCAGACGGAAAACGAACATCTGCGCGCGGCTCTTCATTTAAGTGGTGATGCATCGAATATAGTTCGTAGCGAATCCAAAA CTGAAAGAAGAGTGCCATTGACACCTCCGGTGGTGGATTTGAATAAACTATCCGAAATGGAACGACCCGAATTAAGTCAACTTATCCACGCGTATATCACCGAGAACGAAGCTCTCCGTCGAGAAAATGCAGAATTATATGCTACGAGGGAGCAAGTGATACGGGACCAAGAACTCGTATGCAGAGAAAACGAAAGGTTACTGAAGAAACTCGAGGACGTTAATTC ATTTTATTACTGTAGAGTGTGTTGCCGGTCGCCAATTATACCTGCCAGACCAACCTATTCGGCGGAAATGTTGAACGATAACGAGGACGCACCTGGCGCTACCAATGTTTGGACCAACCCTAACGTCGAACCTACGCCTCTTTCGAGT GATATGATCCGGAATGGATTATACAGATCCGTTAGTAGTATGCCAGAGAAGATTCAGAAAGAACTAGACAAACGTAGAATCGTAGGGAGTTATAATAACATAGCAGAAGCATACAAAGACAAGAGTCATCATCGTCGACACAATTCATGGGACAACGGGAACGGGACGACGAGAACGAGTCCGGATCAAGCTATATCACCGATAGACATTAATCA GTACAAAAAGCCGAGCATGCGTCGCACCTCGACAGTCCCTGAAGAACGAAGACCATCGGAGACGAACGATCTCCTGGGCGAACCGGTTCAACCAACCGACCATTCGTACAACGAATCCCCAGACTCGATACTCAGCGGTCCTCTGGAGATGGCGAACTCAACGCCGGACACAGCTGAGTCAGAGGCGCCAACAGCGCCATTTCCGGCGGTATCACACATCTCGTCCCCGTTCGGCACTCCGGAACCCGAAGACCATTCGATAAGGACACCAAGAAAATCCAAAGAGAAAGAGGACGAAACTTCAGGAAGAGCTTTTGGAAGTCCAATTCCTATTGACGAGGATAAACCACTTTGA